A window from Mangifera indica cultivar Alphonso chromosome 2, CATAS_Mindica_2.1, whole genome shotgun sequence encodes these proteins:
- the LOC123208613 gene encoding DNA-directed RNA polymerase II subunit RPB7-like: MFFHMILERNMQLHPRHFGRTLRDHLVSKLMKDVEGTCSGRHGFVVAITGVENIGKGNIRDGTGFVSFPVKYQCVVFRPFKGEILEAIVTMVNKMGFFAEAGPVQIFVSNHVKDSFIVIVWI, from the exons ATGTTCTTCCACATGATATTGGAGCGTAACATGCAACTTCACCCACGCCATTTCGGTCGCACTCTGCGTGACCATCTCGTCTCCAAGCTCATGAAAGATGTTGAAGGCACCTGCAG TGGCCGTCACGGATTCGTGGTGGCGATAACGGGTGTAGAAAACATCGGAAAAGGGAATATTCGTGACGGAACGGGTTTTGTCTCGTTTCCGGTGAAATATCAGTGTGTGGTGTTTAGACCCTTTAAAGGGGAAATTTTAGAAGCTATTGTTACTATGGTAAACAAG ATGGGATTTTTTGCTGAAGCTGGACcagttcaaatttttgtttcaaaccATGTAAAGGATtcatttattgttattgtttggATCTGA